One Castanea sativa cultivar Marrone di Chiusa Pesio chromosome 4, ASM4071231v1 DNA window includes the following coding sequences:
- the LOC142630619 gene encoding uncharacterized protein LOC142630619 isoform X2, with protein sequence MRFSGLDPSWGRVWPQMVMALAFVVVASNVGSVSGDAYPYASPPPPPYEYTSPPPPEHSPPPPYEYKSPPPPEHSPPPPYEYKSPPPPEKSPPPPYEYKSPPPPVKEPAPAPYEYKSPPPPEHSPPPPYEYKSPPPPVHSPPPPYEYKSPPPPPYEYKSPPPPVKEPAPAPYEYKSPPPPEHSPPPPYEYKSPPPPPYEYKSPPPPVKEPAPAPYEYKSPPPPEHSPPPPYEYKSPPPPEKSPPPPYEYKSPPPPYEYKSPPPPVHSPPPPYYYKSPPPPEKSPPPPYEYKSPPPPEKSPPPPYEYKSPPPPVKAPAPYEYKSPPPPEKSPPPPYYYKSPPPPEHSPPPPYYYKSPPPPVYSPPPYYYKSPPPPPPVYYYKSPPPPPPHSLPPPYYYLSPPPPKHSPPPPYYYKSPPPPPKVLPPYHYTSPPPPVHHHPLIVKVVGKVYCYRCYDWGYPIKSHDKKHLEGAVVEVTCKTGKEEITAYGKTKNNGKFAITVKDFDYKKYGAEACKAKLHAAPKDSPCNIPTNLHWGKTGAKLKVKSKNSYEVVLSARPFAYAPKTPYKECEKPVTKPPPYVYKSPPPPVHSPPPYYYKSPPPPPYVYKSPPPPVHSPPPYYYKSPPPPTYLYKSPPPPPYVYKSPPPPVHSLPPYYYKSPPPPTYLYKSPPPPVYLYKSPPPPVKALPPPYEYKSPPPPEKSPPPPYYYNSPPPPEKSPPPPYYYKSPPPPTKPYKYSSPPPPPYEYKSPPPPEKSPPPPYYYKSPPPPTEPYKYSSPPPPPYEYKSPPPPVKALPPPYYYKSPPPPTKPYYYKSPPPPTKPYKYSSPPPPPYEYKSPPPPTKPYYYKSPPPPPTKPYKYSSPPPPPYEYKSPPPPVHSPPPPYEYKSPPPPEKSPPPPYYYKSPPPPTKPYKYSSPPPPPYEYKSPPPPVHSPPPPYEYKSPPPPTEPYKYSSPPPPPYEYKSPPPPVHSPPPPYEYKSPPPPVKALPPPYEYKSPPPPEKSPPPPYYYKSPPPPTEPYKYSSPPPPPYEYKSPPPPVHSPPPPYYYKSPPPPEKSPPPPYEYKSPPPPTEPYKYSSPPPPPYEYKSPPPPVHSPPPPYEYKSPPPPEKSPPPPYEYKSPPPPTEPYKYSSPPPPPYEYKSPPPPVHYPPPPYEYKSPPPPEKSPPPPYEYKSPPPPEHSPPPPYEYKSPPPPEKSPPPPVYIYASPPPPTQ encoded by the exons ATGAGGTTTTCAGGCCTAGACCCCTCTTGGGGTCGTGTATGGCCTCAAATGGTTATGGCATTGGCCTTTGTAGTTGTTGCAAGCAATGTGGGTTCAGTCTCTGGTGATGCTTATCCTTATgcttcaccaccaccaccaccttatGAGTACACATCACCTCCACCACCTGAGCATTCTCCACCACCACCTTATGAGTACAAGTCACCTCCTCCACCTGAGCAttctccaccaccaccatatGAGTACAAGTCTCCCCCACCTCCAGAGAAGTCTCCTCCACCTCCATATGAGTACAAGTCTCCACCACCACCCGTGAAAGAACCAGCACCAGCACCATATGAATACAAGTCACCCCCACCACCAGAACActctccaccaccaccatatGAGTACAAGTCACCTCCTCCACCAGTACActccccaccaccaccatatgAGTACAAGTCTCCCCCACCTCCTCCATATGAGTACAAGTCTCCACCACCACCCGTGAAAGAACCAGCACCAGCACCATATGAATACAAGTCACCCCCACCACCAGAACActctccaccaccaccatatGAGTACAAGTCTCCCCCACCTCCTCCATATGAGTACAAGTCTCCCCCACCACCCGTGAAAGAACCAGCACCAGCACCATATGAATACAAGTCACCCCCACCACCAGAACActctccaccaccaccatatGAGTACAAGTCCCCACCACCACCTGAGAAGTCTCCTCCTCCACCATATGAGTACAAGTCTCCCCCTCCACCTTACGAGTACAAGTCACCTCCTCCACCAGTTCActctccaccaccaccatacTATTACAAGAGTCCACCACCACCTGAGAAGTCTCCTCCACCTCCATATGAGTACAAGTCTCCCCCACCACCTGAGAAGTCTCCTCCACCACCATATGAGTACAAGTCTCCACCACCACCCGTGAAAGCACCAGCACCATATGAATACAAGTCACCCCCACCTCCTGAGAaatctccaccaccaccatacTATTACAAGTCCCCACCACCACCTGAgcactcaccaccaccaccatactATTACAAGTCCCCACCACCAC CTGTTTACTCTCCACCACCTTACTACTATAagtctccaccaccaccaccaccagtctACTACTACAaatctccaccaccaccaccaccacattcTCTCCCACCCCCATACTACTATCTATCTCCTCCTCCACCTAAGcattctcctccaccaccataCTACTACAAATCTCCACCACCCCCACCCAAGGTTCTTCCTCCATACCATTACACATCTCCACCTCCACCAGTCCACCACCACCCATTGATTGTCAAGGTTGTTGGAAAGGTCTATTGCTACAGATGCTATGACTGGGGTTATCCTATCAAGTCACATGACAAGAAGCATCTTGAAG GTGCCGTAGTGGAAGTGACATGCAAAACTGGCAAGGAGGAGATCACAGCATATGGTAAGACCAAGAACAATGGCAAGTTTGCCATCACAGTCAAGGACTTTGACTACAAGAAGTATGGTGCCGAAGCATGCAAGGCTAAGCTCCACGCTGCACCCAAAGACTCACCATGCAACATCCCCACTAACTTACACTGGGGTAAAACTGGTGCCAAGCTCAAGGTCAAATCTAAGAACTCATATGAAGTTGTGCTCTCAGCTAGGCCATTTGCTTATGCTCCCAAGACTCCTTACAAGGAGTGTGAGAAGCCAGTCACTAAGCCTCCTCCATACGTGTACAAGTCTCCACCACCACCGGTCCACTCTCCTCCACCATACTACTACAAGTCCCCACCACCGCCACCATATGTGTACAAGtctccaccaccaccagtccACTCTCCACCACCATACTATTATAAatccccaccaccaccaacataCTTGTACAagtccccaccaccaccaccatatgTGTACAAGtctccaccaccaccagtccACTCTCTACCACCCTACTACTATAAatccccaccaccaccaacataCTTGTACAAGTCCCCACCACCACCTGTTTACTTATACAAGTCCCCACCGCCACCAGTGAAAGCTCTTCCTCCACCATATGAGTACAAGTCCCCACCACCACCAGAGAAATCTCCTCCTCCACCATACTACTACAACTCCCCACCACCACCAGAGAAGTCTCCTCCTCCACCGTACTACTACAAatccccaccaccaccaactaAACCATACAAGTACTcatccccaccaccaccaccatatgAATACAAGTCCCCACCACCACCAGAGAAGTCTCCTCCTCCACCATACTACTACAAatccccaccaccaccaactgAACCATACAAGTACTCATCCCCACCTCCACCACCTTATGAGTACAAGTCCCCACCGCCACCAGTGAAAGCTCTTCCTCCACCATACTACTACAAatccccaccaccaccaacaaaacCATACTACTACAAatccccaccaccaccaactaAACCATACAAGTACTCATccccacctccaccaccataTGAGTACAAgtccccaccaccaccaacaaaacCATACTACTACAaatccccaccaccaccaccaacaaaacCATACAAGTACTCATccccacctccaccaccataTGAGTACAAGTCCCCACCACCACCTGTACActctccaccaccaccatacGAGTACAAGTCTCCACCACCACCAGAGAAGTCTCCTCCTCCACCATACTACTACAAatccccaccaccaccaacaaaacCATACAAGTACTCATccccacctccaccaccataTGAGTACAAGTCCCCACCACCACCTGTACActctccaccaccaccatacGAGTACAAgtccccaccaccaccaactgAACCATACAAGTACTCATccccacctccaccaccataTGAGTACAAGTCCCCACCACCACCTGTACActctccaccaccaccatacGAGTACAAGTCACCACCGCCACCAGTGAAAGCTCTGCCTCCACCATATGAGTACAAGTCCCCACCACCACCAGAGAAGTCTCCTCCTCCACCATACTACTACAAatccccaccaccaccaactgAACCATACAAGTACTcatccccaccaccaccaccatatgAATACAAGTCCCCACCACCACCTGTACACTCTCCTCCACCACCATACTACTATAAGTCCCCACCACCACCAGAGAAATCTCCTCCTCCACCTTACGAGTACAAgtccccaccaccaccaacagaACCATACAAGTACTCatctccacctccaccaccataTGAGTACAAGTCCCCACCACCACCTGTACActctccaccaccaccatacGAGTACAAGTCCCCACCACCACCAGAGAAATCTCCTCCTCCACCTTATGAGTACAAGTCCCCACCACCACCTACAGAACCATACAAGTACTcatccccaccaccaccaccatatgAGTACAAGTCCCCTCCACCACCTGTACACTATCCTCCACCACCGTACGAGTACAagtcaccaccaccaccagaaAAATCTCCTCCTCCACCTTACGAGTACAAATCCCCACCACCCCCTGAACACTCACCTCCACCACCATACGAGTACAAATCACCTCCCCCACCAGAGAAATCTCCTCCACCACCGGTCTACATTTATGCATCTCCCCCACCACCCACTCAATAA
- the LOC142630619 gene encoding uncharacterized protein LOC142630619 isoform X1 — translation MRFSGLDPSWGRVWPQMVMALAFVVVASNVGSVSGDAYPYASPPPPPYEYTSPPPPEHSPPPPYEYKSPPPPEHSPPPPYEYKSPPPPEKSPPPPYEYKSPPPPVKEPAPAPYEYKSPPPPEHSPPPPYEYKSPPPPVHSPPPPYEYKSPPPPPYEYKSPPPPVKEPAPAPYEYKSPPPPEHSPPPPYEYKSPPPPPYEYKSPPPPVKEPAPAPYEYKSPPPPEHSPPPPYEYKSPPPPEKSPPPPYEYKSPPPPYEYKSPPPPVHSPPPPYYYKSPPPPEKSPPPPYEYKSPPPPEKSPPPPYEYKSPPPPVKAPAPYEYKSPPPPEKSPPPPYYYKSPPPPEHSPPPPYYYKSPPPPVHSPPPPYEYKSPPPPVYSPPPYYYKSPPPPPPVYYYKSPPPPPPHSLPPPYYYLSPPPPKHSPPPPYYYKSPPPPPKVLPPYHYTSPPPPVHHHPLIVKVVGKVYCYRCYDWGYPIKSHDKKHLEGAVVEVTCKTGKEEITAYGKTKNNGKFAITVKDFDYKKYGAEACKAKLHAAPKDSPCNIPTNLHWGKTGAKLKVKSKNSYEVVLSARPFAYAPKTPYKECEKPVTKPPPYVYKSPPPPVHSPPPYYYKSPPPPPYVYKSPPPPVHSPPPYYYKSPPPPTYLYKSPPPPPYVYKSPPPPVHSLPPYYYKSPPPPTYLYKSPPPPVYLYKSPPPPVKALPPPYEYKSPPPPEKSPPPPYYYNSPPPPEKSPPPPYYYKSPPPPTKPYKYSSPPPPPYEYKSPPPPEKSPPPPYYYKSPPPPTEPYKYSSPPPPPYEYKSPPPPVKALPPPYYYKSPPPPTKPYYYKSPPPPTKPYKYSSPPPPPYEYKSPPPPTKPYYYKSPPPPPTKPYKYSSPPPPPYEYKSPPPPVHSPPPPYEYKSPPPPEKSPPPPYYYKSPPPPTKPYKYSSPPPPPYEYKSPPPPVHSPPPPYEYKSPPPPTEPYKYSSPPPPPYEYKSPPPPVHSPPPPYEYKSPPPPVKALPPPYEYKSPPPPEKSPPPPYYYKSPPPPTEPYKYSSPPPPPYEYKSPPPPVHSPPPPYYYKSPPPPEKSPPPPYEYKSPPPPTEPYKYSSPPPPPYEYKSPPPPVHSPPPPYEYKSPPPPEKSPPPPYEYKSPPPPTEPYKYSSPPPPPYEYKSPPPPVHYPPPPYEYKSPPPPEKSPPPPYEYKSPPPPEHSPPPPYEYKSPPPPEKSPPPPVYIYASPPPPTQ, via the exons ATGAGGTTTTCAGGCCTAGACCCCTCTTGGGGTCGTGTATGGCCTCAAATGGTTATGGCATTGGCCTTTGTAGTTGTTGCAAGCAATGTGGGTTCAGTCTCTGGTGATGCTTATCCTTATgcttcaccaccaccaccaccttatGAGTACACATCACCTCCACCACCTGAGCATTCTCCACCACCACCTTATGAGTACAAGTCACCTCCTCCACCTGAGCAttctccaccaccaccatatGAGTACAAGTCTCCCCCACCTCCAGAGAAGTCTCCTCCACCTCCATATGAGTACAAGTCTCCACCACCACCCGTGAAAGAACCAGCACCAGCACCATATGAATACAAGTCACCCCCACCACCAGAACActctccaccaccaccatatGAGTACAAGTCACCTCCTCCACCAGTACActccccaccaccaccatatgAGTACAAGTCTCCCCCACCTCCTCCATATGAGTACAAGTCTCCACCACCACCCGTGAAAGAACCAGCACCAGCACCATATGAATACAAGTCACCCCCACCACCAGAACActctccaccaccaccatatGAGTACAAGTCTCCCCCACCTCCTCCATATGAGTACAAGTCTCCCCCACCACCCGTGAAAGAACCAGCACCAGCACCATATGAATACAAGTCACCCCCACCACCAGAACActctccaccaccaccatatGAGTACAAGTCCCCACCACCACCTGAGAAGTCTCCTCCTCCACCATATGAGTACAAGTCTCCCCCTCCACCTTACGAGTACAAGTCACCTCCTCCACCAGTTCActctccaccaccaccatacTATTACAAGAGTCCACCACCACCTGAGAAGTCTCCTCCACCTCCATATGAGTACAAGTCTCCCCCACCACCTGAGAAGTCTCCTCCACCACCATATGAGTACAAGTCTCCACCACCACCCGTGAAAGCACCAGCACCATATGAATACAAGTCACCCCCACCTCCTGAGAaatctccaccaccaccatacTATTACAAGTCCCCACCACCACCTGAgcactcaccaccaccaccatactATTACAAGTCCCCACCACCACCTGTTCActctccaccaccaccatatGAATACAAGTCCCCACCACCACCTGTTTACTCTCCACCACCTTACTACTATAagtctccaccaccaccaccaccagtctACTACTACAaatctccaccaccaccaccaccacattcTCTCCCACCCCCATACTACTATCTATCTCCTCCTCCACCTAAGcattctcctccaccaccataCTACTACAAATCTCCACCACCCCCACCCAAGGTTCTTCCTCCATACCATTACACATCTCCACCTCCACCAGTCCACCACCACCCATTGATTGTCAAGGTTGTTGGAAAGGTCTATTGCTACAGATGCTATGACTGGGGTTATCCTATCAAGTCACATGACAAGAAGCATCTTGAAG GTGCCGTAGTGGAAGTGACATGCAAAACTGGCAAGGAGGAGATCACAGCATATGGTAAGACCAAGAACAATGGCAAGTTTGCCATCACAGTCAAGGACTTTGACTACAAGAAGTATGGTGCCGAAGCATGCAAGGCTAAGCTCCACGCTGCACCCAAAGACTCACCATGCAACATCCCCACTAACTTACACTGGGGTAAAACTGGTGCCAAGCTCAAGGTCAAATCTAAGAACTCATATGAAGTTGTGCTCTCAGCTAGGCCATTTGCTTATGCTCCCAAGACTCCTTACAAGGAGTGTGAGAAGCCAGTCACTAAGCCTCCTCCATACGTGTACAAGTCTCCACCACCACCGGTCCACTCTCCTCCACCATACTACTACAAGTCCCCACCACCGCCACCATATGTGTACAAGtctccaccaccaccagtccACTCTCCACCACCATACTATTATAAatccccaccaccaccaacataCTTGTACAagtccccaccaccaccaccatatgTGTACAAGtctccaccaccaccagtccACTCTCTACCACCCTACTACTATAAatccccaccaccaccaacataCTTGTACAAGTCCCCACCACCACCTGTTTACTTATACAAGTCCCCACCGCCACCAGTGAAAGCTCTTCCTCCACCATATGAGTACAAGTCCCCACCACCACCAGAGAAATCTCCTCCTCCACCATACTACTACAACTCCCCACCACCACCAGAGAAGTCTCCTCCTCCACCGTACTACTACAAatccccaccaccaccaactaAACCATACAAGTACTcatccccaccaccaccaccatatgAATACAAGTCCCCACCACCACCAGAGAAGTCTCCTCCTCCACCATACTACTACAAatccccaccaccaccaactgAACCATACAAGTACTCATCCCCACCTCCACCACCTTATGAGTACAAGTCCCCACCGCCACCAGTGAAAGCTCTTCCTCCACCATACTACTACAAatccccaccaccaccaacaaaacCATACTACTACAAatccccaccaccaccaactaAACCATACAAGTACTCATccccacctccaccaccataTGAGTACAAgtccccaccaccaccaacaaaacCATACTACTACAaatccccaccaccaccaccaacaaaacCATACAAGTACTCATccccacctccaccaccataTGAGTACAAGTCCCCACCACCACCTGTACActctccaccaccaccatacGAGTACAAGTCTCCACCACCACCAGAGAAGTCTCCTCCTCCACCATACTACTACAAatccccaccaccaccaacaaaacCATACAAGTACTCATccccacctccaccaccataTGAGTACAAGTCCCCACCACCACCTGTACActctccaccaccaccatacGAGTACAAgtccccaccaccaccaactgAACCATACAAGTACTCATccccacctccaccaccataTGAGTACAAGTCCCCACCACCACCTGTACActctccaccaccaccatacGAGTACAAGTCACCACCGCCACCAGTGAAAGCTCTGCCTCCACCATATGAGTACAAGTCCCCACCACCACCAGAGAAGTCTCCTCCTCCACCATACTACTACAAatccccaccaccaccaactgAACCATACAAGTACTcatccccaccaccaccaccatatgAATACAAGTCCCCACCACCACCTGTACACTCTCCTCCACCACCATACTACTATAAGTCCCCACCACCACCAGAGAAATCTCCTCCTCCACCTTACGAGTACAAgtccccaccaccaccaacagaACCATACAAGTACTCatctccacctccaccaccataTGAGTACAAGTCCCCACCACCACCTGTACActctccaccaccaccatacGAGTACAAGTCCCCACCACCACCAGAGAAATCTCCTCCTCCACCTTATGAGTACAAGTCCCCACCACCACCTACAGAACCATACAAGTACTcatccccaccaccaccaccatatgAGTACAAGTCCCCTCCACCACCTGTACACTATCCTCCACCACCGTACGAGTACAagtcaccaccaccaccagaaAAATCTCCTCCTCCACCTTACGAGTACAAATCCCCACCACCCCCTGAACACTCACCTCCACCACCATACGAGTACAAATCACCTCCCCCACCAGAGAAATCTCCTCCACCACCGGTCTACATTTATGCATCTCCCCCACCACCCACTCAATAA